The DNA window TCCAGCCTCGGCATATTCGATCTTGTCCATTCATCTGTGCCCTCTGTCTTCTCTTCGGCGTCGGTCCAGGATATGCCCTGTGTGTAGCTCCAGTTTTCGTGGAAGTTGAACTTCATCTCCGCCTCTATGCCCCATGCCCTGTACTGATCAAGGTTTACGTACTGTCCTATCCATGTTGTGGAGTCCGATTCGTACTTGATCTTATCCTCCATATCCATGTAGAAAATGCCTAAGCTCCAGGGGTTGAGGGCCTTTTCGTCCTTCACGCCGATGTCATAAGTCCAGCCTTTTTCCGGCTTGAGGTCTGGGTTTGGTGTTCCATAATTCCTGTCCGGCATAAATATCTGGTAAAAACTGGGCATAGCGAAAAAGCGTCCAGCGGTGAGATACCAGATCTTGCCTGACGGACTCTCCCAGTTGAGCGAAAGCCTCGGTATAAGTTCGCTTACCGTTTCCCCCCCATCAACGCTCCAGTGCTCATATCTGAGTCCTATGTCGAGTCCTGCTTCTCCGATGGGCACTGAAACTTCCAGATAGGGTGAAAAGCCATCCCTTTTCAAGTCGTATGGGGTGTCTTTGGTTTCTCCCCAGGCGGAATCAGAGAGGCCCTTGTACTCAGACTGTTCCCTGCGCCACTCAAAGCCCCAGACACCGGTCATGCCGAAAATCTCCTGCTTGCGGTTGAACATTATCCCCATTGAACTGTCTTTGTAGTCGTAGCTGCTGATGTAAAGCGGATCTGAGTAGAATGAATAATCCTTCTCATTTTCGTTGTAATATATTTTGCCTGAGTTCACATCATCGGCATAGGTTATGGCAAAACGCCGGTATTTGTTCTCCTGAGTATTTTTATAAACAGTCGAGAGATCATAGTTGTATGAATTTTCCCAGTCTGAATCGAAATCACCCCATGCCCCGGAAAATGCCCAGCTTCCCTTTTCTATTCCAAAGACGAAATCATTGCCGCGGTAGTCGGTGGCTTTGTCATAGGTTCCATCCGGCCTCTTTCTTATGTTTATCTCAGAAGTTTCCTGGGTTTTGGTATATCCGACTGTGACTTTGACATCGTCGCTCAACACTGCCGTACCCCTTACAGACCCCCGGAACCATCCGTGGTTTCCTCCTTCAAGAAGCAGGCTTCCGCCGGACTTTTCCATCCCTTTTTTAGTGATTATATTTATTACTCCGCCCGCTGCGTTGGATCCGTAAACAGCCGAGCTGGCGCCCTTTACAACTTCTATTCTCTCAATGGACTCAAGCGGTACTGTCCTGAGGTCAAATGGAGAACCCATCGATACCCCGGTGCCGTAGCTCGAAGTCCTGAAGGGGATACCGTCTACAAGGAGAAGGACTTCAGTGGTAAGCCCTCTTACAATAACGCTTTTGTCAAGAGCTGAGGCTGAACTGTTCCTCAGTCCGTTAACTCCGGGCACCCTGTCAAGGACTTCCTGTGTGCTCCTTGCCCCGCTCATCTCAATTTCTTCCTTTGTTATGACGTAAGCCGGAGCGGGGACTTCACGGATGTCTTCAGCAAGACGTGAACCGGTCACCTCTACTCTTGCCACCTCTTGCACTTCTTCTTTTTTGTCCTCGCTGACGACATCTCCGCTTGTAACACCTGTTCCTGTCCCAGCAAAAGCGGATGCGGAAAAAACCAACAGAAAGACGATCATTGGAATAACTATGCTATTTTTGATCTTATAAAACACTATCAACACTCCTTAAATATAAAACTATGCTATGAGATCTTCCGAATAATAGTGTCCCTGTTTGTTCCGTTATTCCTCACTCCTTAAAAAACCCTGTAAAAAAAGAGGGACTCCCTGATATCGGGCGTCCCTCTGTGACAAACATATTTCGTATCCTCAGGCAGGTATGCCCGTAAGGATACAGTTTGCCGCCTCTCGCCCGCGCGATGATCAACAATCTGGTTTTTCAGCAGGTCTCCTGGCTCCCGTTCATCCTACTCCCGTGCCTTCCCATCCTCAGACAGTGGCTTAATACGGTTTCGTCGCGGTCACAGTAGCGGGGCTGCTCCGGCATCTGACCGGATTCCCTTGACTGAAATTCCAATGACGTTATTTTATTGTCACTAAGTTTTACCTCATGCACCCAAGGTTGTCAAGAAGAGACTTTTAACACATATCATGGAACCTGGAAAGGACCATTGAAACAACAAGTATTGTTTTTTAAGTATTGACGTATGCTAATTCTGGTGATAAAGTTTTCCAACGGTTAGCAATTGCTAACCGTTGGACATAAATCCATCATTTGGAGGGATAGTAATGCCCCTAACTTTTTTGCCACCAGGAATGGAAGGATGCGTTAAGAAAATAACAGGGAAAGACAGCGTTCGCTGTTTACTTGAAAGCTTAGGATTCGTAGCTGGCGGAAAGGTTCGTATGATATCTTCTTCCGGAGACAATGTCATACTGGGCATTAGAGGCTCGCGAATCGCAATCAGCAGAAGACTGGCAGATCGAATACATATATAGCAAAACTGGAGGAGTGTACATGAGGACGCTTAAAGAGGTTACCTGCGGAGAAACAGTTTCTGTAGCAAAAATCAACGGCACCGGGGCTTTGAAACGTAGAATAATGGACATGGGTATAACAAAGGGAACAAAACTGTTTGTGCGAAAAGTCGCTCCTTTGGGAGACCCTGTTGAAATCAGGGTCCGCGGTTATGAACTTTCTCTGAGGAAAGGAGACACCGAAAGTATAGAAGTTGAATAAATTCATTTGCTAAGGTTATATTAGAAATCAAACACATCGGAGTTCAATCAGGCTCCTATTTTTTAACGAATATAAGTTAGCTGCAGCTAACTAACGGAGGAATACTTATGAAATTAAAAATTGCTTTGATCGGAAACCCAAATTGCGGGAAAACCACTATGTATAATGCAATTACAGGAAGTACGCAATACGTGGGAAATTGGCCGGGTGTAACGGTAGAAAAAAAAGAAGGGTTGATAAAGGGGCATAAAGACGCCCTGCTTGTAGACCTCCCTGGAATATATTCTCTATCTCCATACTCCCTGGAAGAGAGAATAACCCGTGATTATCTGAGTGACGGCAAACCCGATGCTGTTATCAACATTGTTGACTCGACCAATATCGAACGTGGCCTGTATCTTACAACACAGCTCCTTGAAATGGACATCCCGGTGCTGGTGGCGCTTAATATGACAGATGCCGCAGATAAAGCCGGAATAAGTATCAATGAAAAGGTTCTGTCTCAAAAACTTGGCTGCCGCGCTATCAAATGTTCTGCTTCCGATGGAACCGGACTTGGCGAGGTTTTAAGCAACGCAGTCGACATTGCGGTCAAAAAGGAGAAACCGGAACAAAAAATAAGGTTCGGAGATGAAATTGAAACTGCGCTTCAGTGGATTTCCTCAATAGCCACTCAATTTTCAGCAGAGCATCCATCTCGCTGGGTTTCTGTAAACCTTTTCAGCAGGGATGCTGTCCTCAAAGAACATCTTTCAATAGATAACGACAGCCTTTTATCCATAGACAAGCTGATAAAAGCCTGTGAAGAAAAGTCGGACGATGATTCCGAAAGCATAATAGCGAATGAGCGTTACTTATTCATAGACCGAGTGCTCTCTAAAGCCCTCACAGACAGCAACTCAAGCAATGTTTCACATTCGGACCGAATCGACTCGATTGTTACCAACCGCTTTCTTGGTCTCCCGATTTTCTTCCTGATAATGTGGGGCGTCTATTACATTTCTATCCAGACTCTGGGGGATATGACTATAGGGTGGACCGAAACATTTTTCGGTGATTGGATAGGAGGCACGTTGTCAGGCTGGCTTGAGGCGGCACACACTGCCGAGTGGCTGCAGGGTCTTGTGGTTGACGGCATTGTCGGCGGGGTAGGCGCTGTTATGGGGTTTGTCCCTCAGCTTATGATCCTTTTCTTCTTCATATCCTTCCTTGAGGATTGCGGTTACATGGCCCGTGTGGCTTTTATCATGGACAGGCTGTTCCGTCAATTCGGGCTCTCAGGAAAATCCTTTATCCCCATGCTTGTGGGCACAGGCTGCTCCGTTCCAGGGATAATGGCCTGCAGAACCATCGAAAATGACGTTGACCGCAAATTGACAATAATACTTACTCCATTTATTCCATGCGGAGCCAAGCTGCCTGTCTTCGCGCTTTTTGCAGCCGTTTTCTTCCCTGAGCAGTCATGGGTCGCCCCATCCATGTACATGATCGGAATAGGCATGGTGATCCTTTCAGGGATCGTTCTGAAGAAGACGTCTCTCTTTGCAGGAGACCCTGCCCCTTTTGTGATGGAACTCCCTGCTTATAGAATGCCACGGATCAAAGGTGTTGCAATACACATGTGGGAACGGGCAAAAGCATTCATGATCAAGGCCGGAACAATTATTTTTGCAGCCGCCGGATTGATTTGGTTTCTTCAGGCATTCAATTGGTCTCTCGAAATGGTCGATGCAGGAGAAAGTATCTTGGCCTCCATAGGAGGGGTAATAGCACCAATATTCGTTCCGCTTGGCTTCGGTACATGGCAGTCATCGATGGCTGTGGTGACCGGGTTTCTTGCAAAGGAAGTCGTTGTTGCGACCTACGGAGTTCTTTTCGGTCTCGGGGAGGTTGCCGAGGACAACCCGGGGCTCATAGCAAATATATCGAATATGTTCACTCCTGTAAGCGCATATGCGTTTATGGTATTCACACTCCTTGCATCGCCCTGTTTCGCTGCTCTTGGAGCAATAAGAAGTGAAATGAAATCATGGAAATGGACTTTCTTCGCGATGGCGTGGCAGACCGGGCTGGCTTACCTCCTGGCGCTTGCCATATACCAAATAGGAAGCAGGATAACTGCTTAAACTGAGAAGGGACGTGCAGTATAAATGACAACTTACGTTATTGGAGCAATGGTTTTCGCCGCAATGGGATATGCATTATACAGAGTGATCAGGAACAGCGTTTCAGGGAAATGCACCTGCGGATGCAGCGGCAACTGTCCAGGATGCAATTCAGCAAAATCAGGCCATATAAAATAACGACAGCCAGGCAGCGCTGTACCTCCTTACAGCTACCGCAGAAAAGATAAAGGCTCTCCTTCCTCCGCTCCGGGGGCAATAACCACCCCCCGGAGCTCTCTTAATCCAACAGGCAAAAGATATAAGCGTCATAACGCTTAGCCCCTTATATTCTTCATCGCTCTCAAAGAACGTGCATAGTCATCTTCAAAAACTTCGATCGTCATTATCCTTTCTTCTCCACCTGACATCATATCTGTCACGGACTCAAAAAGATCAGGATCAAAGTACGAAAGATCCCTGTGGTCTGTCCCATCGGGCATCACACCGTGAATATGAAGCACTCTTACGTCATCTGCAAAACTCCCGGCAATTTCAAGCACAGGACGTCCGTATTTGACGAGGTGTCCCAAATCCAGGCAAATAGATGTACCTACGGCATTTGCAAGATGTTTGACATACCATGGATCATAATCCAACGTTTCAATGCATACTTTCCTTTTGTCGCTGACCGCTTCCGCGATCATTCCTGCCGAACTGATACTCTTTTTAAGCCACTTTTCTATATCAGCACTGGGGGAATTTCCCCTCTTTTCGCCGACGACATGCAATATCCAGGCAAAGGGATCAAGCGGGGCAAAGAGACTGATCGTCCTCAGACACATATCTTCCCTCTCACGCCTCTCCAGATCAGAGCAGGATACAAATATTTCTGAGGGAAAGTGCACTGTACAGGACATATCCAGTTCGCTGCACAGATCCCTCATGATCAGGACTTCTTCTTTGTCTGGCATGTTTGAATATTCGGGAATATCGAAAAGCACTATCTCCATATCGCTCACATCGGGGGAAAGGCACCTCATATTATCGGCAAATGTACCTGGAGTCACCCAAGAAGTCCCTCCAAAGCGCAGCCCCGGCAGTTCAAGAGCTCTTTTTATCACTGATACTCACCATTCTTCAAGTCAAAAATACTTTTTGAGACTCCCTGCGGCAAAAAAGATCAGGAAAACGGCAAGATTTAATACCACGATGCTCGCTCCAACAGGGATATCAAGGGAATACGAGAGGACAATACCAATAAAGAAACATATTGTCGAGACAATGCCAGAACAGATCACCACACCCTTAAAGCTTGAGTAGAGTCTCATGGCGGTAAGGGCGGGAAAAACTATAAGGCTCGAGATAAGGAGGGTCCCCATTATTCGCATTCCGACAACTATTGTAACGGCAGTCAGCACAGCTATGAGGGTGTTGTAAAAACCGACGTTTACGCCTGTTGCCCTCGCAAAATCCTCATCGAAGGTAACTGTGAATATCACATTGTAAAGGACTGCAAAGAGCAACAGCACAGCAACAGAAAGTCCCATGCCAAGATAGACATCTTGGTCGTCCATTGCAAGTATGCTGCCAAACATATAGTTATATATGTCAATACTCATCCCTTTTGTTAATGATGTAGCTATGATTCCTATCGCAAGGGCTGAACTTGATATCACTGCTATAGCAGCATCTCCCTTGATTCTTAGATTATCTCTCATTTTCAGGAGCAGTATTGCAGCGGTTATTACGACAGGCACAGAAACAAGGAGAGGTGCCATGTTGAAGGCCACGGCAATGCAGAGTGCCCCAAAAGCAACGTGACCAAGCCCGTCTCCTATCATCGAATATCGTTTGAGGACCAGACTCACACCAAGCAGCGACGCACAAAGCGATACCATCAGGCCTACCGCGACCGCCCTGACGATAAAATCATAAGCCAAGAGTTCACTTAGAATATTTAGCATTTTCGCCTGAAAACCTCTTGCCTGTTTCGGATCTCAGATATTCATCCGCACTGCCAAAAAAAAATATATTTGTGCCAAGGTGGAGGATTTTATCGGCATTTTCTTTAGCTGCCTCAATATCATGGGAAACCATGATTATTGTCAGCCCCTCTTCATTCAGTTTTCTGAGCAGGGAGTAGAATTCGGAACTTATGAGCGGATCAAGGCCAGCGGCAGGCTCATCAAGGACCAGCATGGTTTTCGCGGAACAGAGGGCACGTGCCAGAAGCACACGCTGCTGCTGGCCTCCCGAAAGCTCCCGGAAGGAACGTTTCCTTATACTCGCTATCTCAAGTAATTCCATGCTGTAAACGGCCAGTTTTTTGTCTTTCGATGCATAAAAGGGGAAGATTCCACTCGAAGCAAGGCAGCCTGAGAGCACCACTTCATCCACCCTGGCAGGAAAGTCCTTCTGTACCTCTGTCTGCTGAGGCAGGTATCCGATCTCGCTTTTTTTGATGCCTCCGTTCAGCCTGATCATGCCGGAAGAAAGCTCCGTAAGGCCGAGGATAGCCTTTATCAGAGTGCTTTTTCCTGAGCCGTTTTCTCCAACAACTGCAAGGTACTCACCCTTTTCAATTCGGAAGGAGACGTTTTTTAACGCGGGGACACCATCATACTCCACTGATACGTTTTCAGCCTCGAGAACTGTCATTTAAGCCCCTCTTTGAGGTTTGCCAGATTTTTTCTCATAATAGAAAGATATGTACTTCCCTTTTTTAGATCCTCTGAAGAAAGATTATGGCACGAATTCAAAGAGAGCAGGTGTGTTCCTGTTTCCACACTGATCATTTTTGCCATCTTAGGAGCTACCATCTCCCCATAAAATACAATCGGTATTTTTTCTTTTTTTACCTCACTGATGATTTCAGTAATTCTTTTCACTCCCGGATCCGCCTGCGCTGAGCAAACGTCTATCGCAGAAAGAGACTCCAATCCATAACGTTTAAGGAAATATGCGAAAGCATTACTGCCGCCAAATACAATTTTTTTTCTTTTCCCTGAGGCAACAGCATCCCTGAACTCACCATCAAGTTTTTGGAGTTCTGACTTGAACTCCTTTGCATTCTTTCGGAAATATTCTGCATCGGCCGGATAGGCGGCACACAAGGCGGAAAGTATATTGTCCGTCATGACTGCCGCATTGTTGGGGTCTGTCCATATGTGCGGATCAAGGACATGGTGATGTGTTTCGGCGTGATCTTCGTCTTCATGCCTGATCAGTTTTATTCCCTTTGAGACATCCACTGTTACTATCTTTTCCCCTTTTACGGATGAAATTATCTTTTCTGCCCAATGTTCCATGTGTCTGCCTGTGTAGACGAACATATCCGCTTTGCTGATATTAATGATGTCAGATGGAGATGGTTCATAAGTATGGCTTTCCGCTCCGGGAGGCAGAAGAAGCTGCACATCCGCTCTATCCCTTACTATCTGTTTCGTAAAATCATATTGGGGAAAGAGTGTCGCTATGATCCTGGGTTTTTCCTGCGTTTTGCTTTCAGCCTGACTGCGGACAGGATATTCCATTAACAAAAACGATAACGCTGACAAGGCCAGTAAGCCTGTCAGCAGCATATATTTTTTATTTTTCATCTATATCCTTCTTTCTGCACTCTGAACATATGCCGTAAAAGACCGTCTTGAACCTGTTCAGGTCAAACTTATGATGCTCGCTGAAATGAGCGGAGATCTGATCAAGGAAGCTGCAGTCAAGGTGGAAGAGCTTCCCGCATCGCTCACACTTCATGTGGTAATGCAGCGATTCTTTTCCGGAAGGCTCAGCATACTGGTAACAGGCGCTCGCACCATCAACAGAAGAGTACTTTATGAGGAATCCCTCTTTCTCAAGCCTCTCAAAATGCCTGTATATCGTAGCCTTTCCGACAGGGTGACCTTCATGAATGAGAGCAAGGTGAACGTCGTCGGCAGTTATGTGCCTGTCGCTGTTCCTCTCTATCACAGCCAGAATAAGTTTGCGCTGGTTTGTGTTGTATCGGACCTCGGTCATATAAATCACACCATTCTAAAACTGAGAATCAGTTTCATATTGACATGATTATAGCACTACAATAATGATGAAGCTACGACGAGTTCGGTCGCAATGGTGAAAAGGCTGTAAGAGCTGGAGGAAAGTGTACCCACCTGGGGAATCGATTGGGAGTCGATAGGGAATCAATTGTTAGTAGCTAAGACCCGGGAACAACGTCAAGGGCAAGTGACAGTATCAAGACCTGGATCCACGCTGAGACGCGGACCAAGATGACGAAGAGAAAAGCATAAGCAATGGGGTTAAGTCAAAATTACAACTGGTATGCAATTGATTCCCAACCGATTCCCAATAGACTCCCCCGCAGGACCGCGTCCTGCGCCACACCATCTACTTAAGCCTAAAAGTCACTGGTACTCTTACACGTACTGTTCCGTTATTTTTGAAGAGCCACTGTCTGACTGCGCGCAGGGCGCTTTCGTCAAGTCTTTGGAAGCCGCTTGAACTCTCGATCTCTGCGTTAACGACTCTACCGTCTGTCACAGTTGCTATTATTTTTACTGTTCCCTCTTCTTTACGTTTTCTTGAAAAAGAGGAGTAGTCCGGCAGGACTTTTTTTACGACTTCGAGGGTATCCAGTTCGACGACCCTTTCCGGCCGAGCCTGATGAGGCAACGCCGGAAGGTTATCTGTAAGGACTGCATCGTTCGTTGCATTTACAGGAGTCCCCGCCTCGCTGTCTGCGGTCCCTGCAACTGCCTGAACTTCCTGCACGGGAGCCTTCTCAGGCGTCGTTTTTACTGCCTTTACAGGTTCTGCTTTTTTTTGAGGCTGTTTTTTGGTGACAGTCTCCTTTTTGGGGACGGCCTTCTTCTCAGCCGGCACCTCTTCCCTTATCGGGACCGGTGCTGGAGCGATTTTTTTCTCGGCCATTGCCAGGCGGACTCTCATGATCGGCTTTATCTCCGGCTTCACAGCGGCACCGGGCATCAGCAGCACAAATGCGGCATGCGCTGTAATGCTCAATGTGAGCGCTATGACCCAGAAAAACCTCTCACGGGACTCGTTCATTTTCAGTTTTCGCCCTCCATTAGAAGACCTGCTGAAGTTATCCCTGATTTTCGGAGTATGGAGAGTACTTCTGCAACTGTTCCGTAGGGAGCGTTTTTATCCCCGGCAATGAGTATTTCCCGCCCTCCGGCAGCTTTGGCAAGTTCGGGGAGTTCATCTTTCGAGACCTTGACCCCGTTCCAGAATATCGCGCCGTCCTTTTCCACAGTAAGGGTGAGGGCGCTCTTCATGTCTGAAGTCTCACCCTCTCCCGAAGGAAGATCAATATCCAGTTTGCCCTGAATGAATGTTGCGGTCAGGACAAAAAAGATTATCAGCATAAAGAGTACGTCTATGAGAGGTGTAACATCTACGTCTGCAAAACGCCTTGATTTACGCCTTCGCACTTTCCCCACCATGACTTGTGAAGTGTTCCCTTATAAGGTAGTCGGCGCCCCTGTTGAGCGTTTCCTCCTCGCTGTCTATGCGGGAGAGCAGGAGTCCGTGGGCGAATATCACAGGTATCGCAACTGTCAGTCCCGCGACAGTCGTAAAGAGAGCTTTCCAGATGCCTCCCGTAACAGTCGCAGCGTTTATCTGGCCGCCGAGATGCAGGGACTGGAACATCTCGACCATCCCAAGCACTGTTCCGAGAAGTCCGAGCAACGGGGCTGTCTTCCCGACTATCTCAAGGATGAATAGGTGTTTTTCCCATCGGTAGACCTCACGGCGGACCTGCTGCTCGACAAGTAGCTTCATGTCCTCCCTTCCAACGCCCCAATGGGCGAAGGCCGCGAAGAAAAGCCTGTGGAGAGAACTCTGTGATGACCTGACCACTTTTCTTGCCTCGCCGATGTTGTTCTCAGATACTGCTTTGCCAAAGGCCTCCTCAAGCGCCTCCGGGTTTGTGGAAGCGCTCTTGAAAAAAAGCAGCCTCTCTACCACGACCGCCAGTGCTATGACAGAAAGCGCCGCGATCACCCACATTATTATTCCGCCCGATCTCATGTATTCAAGCAATTATGATCTCTCCCGTCTTTTCACATCAGATGATCAGAAATTACGTTTAGCCCTTACAAGAAGCCACAGGAAAAATATGGATCCTATGCACGAAGTAAGGACACCGACAGGAACTTCCGCCGGAGCCCAGAGCATCCTGGCCGCCGTGTCACACAGCACAAGAAATGCGCCTCCGAAGAGCAGGGATGCCACCGCAAGCTTTCTGTGGTCAGTTCCTACAAATTTTCTGCATATATGAGGCCCCAGAAGTCCGACAAATCCTATCGGGCCGCATGTTGCGACATTTATGCCAATAACTATCGATACAGAGAAGAAAAGAAGCCTCCTTAGCTTAACCACCGAGACTCCACGGCTTGCCGCTATGTCTTCGCCGCAGACAAAAAGGTTCAGCTCAGG is part of the Synergistetes bacterium HGW-Synergistetes-1 genome and encodes:
- a CDS encoding ferrous iron transport protein A, which gives rise to MPLTFLPPGMEGCVKKITGKDSVRCLLESLGFVAGGKVRMISSSGDNVILGIRGSRIAISRRLADRIHI
- a CDS encoding biopolymer transporter ExbD; translated protein: MRRRKSRRFADVDVTPLIDVLFMLIIFFVLTATFIQGKLDIDLPSGEGETSDMKSALTLTVEKDGAIFWNGVKVSKDELPELAKAAGGREILIAGDKNAPYGTVAEVLSILRKSGITSAGLLMEGEN
- a CDS encoding ABC transporter, whose product is MLNILSELLAYDFIVRAVAVGLMVSLCASLLGVSLVLKRYSMIGDGLGHVAFGALCIAVAFNMAPLLVSVPVVITAAILLLKMRDNLRIKGDAAIAVISSSALAIGIIATSLTKGMSIDIYNYMFGSILAMDDQDVYLGMGLSVAVLLLFAVLYNVIFTVTFDEDFARATGVNVGFYNTLIAVLTAVTIVVGMRIMGTLLISSLIVFPALTAMRLYSSFKGVVICSGIVSTICFFIGIVLSYSLDIPVGASIVVLNLAVFLIFFAAGSLKKYF
- a CDS encoding FeoB-associated Cys-rich membrane protein — translated: MTTYVIGAMVFAAMGYALYRVIRNSVSGKCTCGCSGNCPGCNSAKSGHIK
- a CDS encoding flagellar motor protein MotA, with the protein product MLEYMRSGGIIMWVIAALSVIALAVVVERLLFFKSASTNPEALEEAFGKAVSENNIGEARKVVRSSQSSLHRLFFAAFAHWGVGREDMKLLVEQQVRREVYRWEKHLFILEIVGKTAPLLGLLGTVLGMVEMFQSLHLGGQINAATVTGGIWKALFTTVAGLTVAIPVIFAHGLLLSRIDSEEETLNRGADYLIREHFTSHGGESAKA
- a CDS encoding ABC transporter substrate-binding protein, translating into MKNKKYMLLTGLLALSALSFLLMEYPVRSQAESKTQEKPRIIATLFPQYDFTKQIVRDRADVQLLLPPGAESHTYEPSPSDIINISKADMFVYTGRHMEHWAEKIISSVKGEKIVTVDVSKGIKLIRHEDEDHAETHHHVLDPHIWTDPNNAAVMTDNILSALCAAYPADAEYFRKNAKEFKSELQKLDGEFRDAVASGKRKKIVFGGSNAFAYFLKRYGLESLSAIDVCSAQADPGVKRITEIISEVKKEKIPIVFYGEMVAPKMAKMISVETGTHLLSLNSCHNLSSEDLKKGSTYLSIMRKNLANLKEGLK
- a CDS encoding TonB-dependent receptor, coding for MFYKIKNSIVIPMIVFLLVFSASAFAGTGTGVTSGDVVSEDKKEEVQEVARVEVTGSRLAEDIREVPAPAYVITKEEIEMSGARSTQEVLDRVPGVNGLRNSSASALDKSVIVRGLTTEVLLLVDGIPFRTSSYGTGVSMGSPFDLRTVPLESIERIEVVKGASSAVYGSNAAGGVINIITKKGMEKSGGSLLLEGGNHGWFRGSVRGTAVLSDDVKVTVGYTKTQETSEINIRKRPDGTYDKATDYRGNDFVFGIEKGSWAFSGAWGDFDSDWENSYNYDLSTVYKNTQENKYRRFAITYADDVNSGKIYYNENEKDYSFYSDPLYISSYDYKDSSMGIMFNRKQEIFGMTGVWGFEWRREQSEYKGLSDSAWGETKDTPYDLKRDGFSPYLEVSVPIGEAGLDIGLRYEHWSVDGGETVSELIPRLSLNWESPSGKIWYLTAGRFFAMPSFYQIFMPDRNYGTPNPDLKPEKGWTYDIGVKDEKALNPWSLGIFYMDMEDKIKYESDSTTWIGQYVNLDQYRAWGIEAEMKFNFHENWSYTQGISWTDAEEKTEGTDEWTRSNMPRLDLMGRLNYAKGPWAGELNAHFYGDRNIDGGVYKDDGIFLMNASVSWKEGSHKLVLSCTNIFDREFVLDDQGYINPERKFILSWQYEF
- a CDS encoding ABC transporter, encoding MTVLEAENVSVEYDGVPALKNVSFRIEKGEYLAVVGENGSGKSTLIKAILGLTELSSGMIRLNGGIKKSEIGYLPQQTEVQKDFPARVDEVVLSGCLASSGIFPFYASKDKKLAVYSMELLEIASIRKRSFRELSGGQQQRVLLARALCSAKTMLVLDEPAAGLDPLISSEFYSLLRKLNEEGLTIIMVSHDIEAAKENADKILHLGTNIFFFGSADEYLRSETGKRFSGENAKYSK
- a CDS encoding ferrous iron transport protein A gives rise to the protein MRTLKEVTCGETVSVAKINGTGALKRRIMDMGITKGTKLFVRKVAPLGDPVEIRVRGYELSLRKGDTESIEVE
- the feoB gene encoding ferrous iron transport protein B, coding for MKLKIALIGNPNCGKTTMYNAITGSTQYVGNWPGVTVEKKEGLIKGHKDALLVDLPGIYSLSPYSLEERITRDYLSDGKPDAVINIVDSTNIERGLYLTTQLLEMDIPVLVALNMTDAADKAGISINEKVLSQKLGCRAIKCSASDGTGLGEVLSNAVDIAVKKEKPEQKIRFGDEIETALQWISSIATQFSAEHPSRWVSVNLFSRDAVLKEHLSIDNDSLLSIDKLIKACEEKSDDDSESIIANERYLFIDRVLSKALTDSNSSNVSHSDRIDSIVTNRFLGLPIFFLIMWGVYYISIQTLGDMTIGWTETFFGDWIGGTLSGWLEAAHTAEWLQGLVVDGIVGGVGAVMGFVPQLMILFFFISFLEDCGYMARVAFIMDRLFRQFGLSGKSFIPMLVGTGCSVPGIMACRTIENDVDRKLTIILTPFIPCGAKLPVFALFAAVFFPEQSWVAPSMYMIGIGMVILSGIVLKKTSLFAGDPAPFVMELPAYRMPRIKGVAIHMWERAKAFMIKAGTIIFAAAGLIWFLQAFNWSLEMVDAGESILASIGGVIAPIFVPLGFGTWQSSMAVVTGFLAKEVVVATYGVLFGLGEVAEDNPGLIANISNMFTPVSAYAFMVFTLLASPCFAALGAIRSEMKSWKWTFFAMAWQTGLAYLLALAIYQIGSRITA